One region of Ferrovum sp. JA12 genomic DNA includes:
- a CDS encoding ribonuclease catalytic domain-containing protein, which yields MNVFYEDEGELRVATILTPSESSLMVETPFGKRVKIKRQAVIFEFEFTPLEQFLAQAKELQKELDVQLLWEVSTTGDTIDVKELGKEYLGRLPNSLELASFYLALFHAPIYFYKRGRGQFRRASDENLKAALFGLEKKRLQEEQKQLSLHQIQQGDTPDWLKSHYQTILYKPDKNTWEYKTAEFIANELNMSLPELVTFCGLLSDSHEFFTQKFIHDHIIPEISLPAFDKEKILQPLPEATVLGFSIDDAFTTEIDDAFSLTEHDQYHWQVGIHIAIPALGIDPDSPLSQYARQRLSTVYMPGNKIAMLPQVVIDCFSLKEKNWNPCLSCYLTVDKQSFEITDRITKIEKIWIEDNLRLHELQPYFLEGDVVAQHPYQHPLQILLYFARKIASNRGVNDRPQTQYIDYDFVVTEDRISITQRPRGSSLDTLVAELMIEVNSHWAQLLAESELTGLFRVQENGKTYMSTEAKAHKGLGLKRYAWTSSPLRRYVDLVNQWQLLNLINNRLENCFINSNEFTDINRSFDVTYGIYLDFQRMMEKYWSLRWLLQENIIQWQATALRETNVRLKGLPLVLSVKGVDKLVLGEIYSIKISAIDLWQLTCQCELVQ from the coding sequence ATGAATGTTTTTTATGAGGACGAGGGAGAGCTTAGAGTTGCAACAATTTTAACGCCATCTGAATCGAGCTTAATGGTAGAAACCCCATTTGGTAAAAGAGTTAAGATTAAACGCCAGGCGGTTATTTTTGAATTTGAATTTACTCCACTTGAGCAATTCCTAGCTCAAGCAAAAGAGCTACAAAAAGAACTAGATGTGCAATTACTCTGGGAGGTTTCAACAACTGGCGATACAATAGATGTCAAAGAATTAGGTAAAGAATATTTGGGTCGCTTACCTAATAGCCTTGAGTTAGCTTCCTTTTATTTAGCTTTATTTCATGCACCAATTTATTTTTATAAGCGTGGCCGAGGTCAATTTAGAAGAGCCTCCGATGAGAACTTAAAAGCCGCCTTGTTTGGTCTTGAAAAGAAAAGGCTTCAAGAAGAACAAAAACAACTGTCTCTTCATCAAATTCAACAAGGAGACACTCCTGATTGGTTGAAATCCCATTACCAAACAATTTTATATAAACCAGATAAGAATACTTGGGAGTACAAGACAGCTGAATTTATTGCTAATGAATTAAATATGTCATTGCCAGAGTTGGTCACTTTTTGTGGTCTGTTAAGTGACAGCCATGAGTTTTTTACGCAAAAATTTATACATGATCATATTATTCCTGAAATTTCATTGCCTGCCTTTGATAAAGAAAAAATACTACAGCCACTCCCTGAGGCAACAGTACTTGGTTTTAGTATTGATGATGCCTTTACTACTGAAATAGATGATGCCTTTAGTCTCACCGAGCACGATCAATACCATTGGCAAGTGGGTATCCATATTGCTATTCCAGCTTTAGGTATCGATCCAGACTCGCCCTTGTCGCAATATGCCCGACAGCGACTATCTACGGTATATATGCCTGGTAATAAAATTGCTATGTTGCCGCAAGTGGTGATTGATTGTTTTAGCTTAAAAGAAAAAAACTGGAATCCTTGTTTGTCTTGTTATCTGACAGTGGATAAACAAAGTTTTGAGATTACAGACAGAATAACCAAGATTGAAAAAATATGGATTGAAGATAATTTAAGGCTTCATGAATTACAGCCTTACTTTTTAGAAGGAGACGTGGTCGCACAGCATCCCTACCAACATCCATTACAAATATTATTGTATTTTGCCCGGAAAATTGCCAGTAACCGTGGTGTGAACGACAGACCACAAACACAATATATTGATTATGATTTTGTGGTAACAGAGGATCGCATAAGCATCACCCAAAGACCTAGAGGCTCTTCCCTAGACACCTTGGTGGCAGAACTTATGATTGAGGTGAATAGTCACTGGGCACAGTTATTAGCAGAGAGTGAGCTCACTGGACTCTTTAGAGTTCAAGAAAATGGTAAAACCTATATGAGTACTGAGGCCAAAGCCCATAAAGGGTTAGGGTTAAAGAGGTATGCTTGGACTAGTTCTCCATTGCGTCGTTATGTGGACTTGGTTAATCAATGGCAACTATTAAATCTTATTAATAATCGGTTAGAAAACTGTTTTATAAATAGTAATGAGTTTACCGATATAAACAGATCCTTTGATGTGACCTATGGAATATATTTAGATTTTCAGAGAATGATGGAAAAGTATTGGTCGCTACGGTGGCTACTGCAGGAAAATATTATCCAGTGGCAAGCTACAGCACTTAGGGAAACCAACGTAAGACTTAAGGGTTTACCTTTAGTGTTGTCTGTTAAAGGAGTGGATAAGCTAGTATTAGGGGAGATTTATTCTATTAAAATCAGTGCCATTGATTTATGGCAACTCACCTGCCAATGTGAGTTAGTACAGTAA
- a CDS encoding energy transducer TonB: MVKKTTFLWVLLLSLVIHICILWFFLSQYPLPQINTLPFSDTQAPVNLTWFSENLVPPKEPNIQPSLASKDITRFKKKDIVLPVVGLKKSPINDHKDLITQSLDMAKHLEAERVGTKRIINSINNQYAVIQQYENDFRGKVERIGSVNYPAPVNGNPLSGNVRVSVVIDSNGHIQELLVLRSSGVIALDQAAINIIRLCDPFPPFSETMKAITDEVRITRTFVFRQTDESVISH; this comes from the coding sequence ATGGTAAAAAAAACCACTTTCTTATGGGTATTATTACTATCACTGGTTATTCATATCTGTATATTATGGTTTTTTTTATCTCAATACCCCTTACCTCAGATTAATACTCTTCCCTTTTCTGACACACAAGCCCCTGTTAATTTAACCTGGTTTTCGGAGAATTTAGTGCCCCCTAAAGAGCCTAATATTCAACCCTCCTTAGCATCAAAAGACATAACAAGGTTTAAAAAGAAAGATATTGTTTTGCCTGTCGTGGGTCTCAAAAAAAGCCCGATTAATGATCATAAAGATTTAATTACGCAAAGTTTAGACATGGCTAAGCACTTGGAGGCAGAGAGAGTAGGTACTAAAAGAATTATAAATAGTATTAATAATCAATATGCTGTTATTCAGCAGTATGAGAATGATTTTAGAGGTAAAGTGGAAAGAATTGGTTCTGTGAATTATCCCGCACCAGTTAACGGTAATCCTTTATCTGGAAATGTAAGAGTCAGCGTAGTTATAGACAGTAACGGACATATTCAAGAATTACTGGTTTTAAGAAGCTCCGGGGTCATTGCTCTGGATCAGGCTGCTATCAACATTATTCGTCTTTGCGACCCTTTCCCTCCTTTTTCAGAGACCATGAAGGCCATCACAGATGAGGTCAGAATTACCAGAACCTTTGTCTTTAGACAAACTGATGAGTCAGTTATTAGTCATTAG
- a CDS encoding cryptochrome/photolyase family protein, whose product MQSTQVNSLKKALFWFRRDLRLYDNRGLSYALNNFHNVYCVFVFDRNILDQLPNKQDRRVEFIWRSLEELKHNLIAHGGDLIIVDGFPTNIIPQLAQQLSVDAVVTNHDYEPYARQRDKAIEENLQVSNIKLFTFKDHAVFEKEEVLTAQKKPYTVFTPYKNNWLKQLSAEHYSLEEVDFSHLAKSNLINYVIPTLTDLGFMSTNLTELKIIAGESGARNLLKEFIPRMPYYHERRDFPGIRGVSYLSVHSRFGTISVRELVRQALQLNNQGSASWLNELIWRDFYFSILWHFPHVTKGAFKKEWDKLMFENNPTWFTAWCTGNTGYPIIDAAMRQLIQTGFMHNRLRMISASFLVKDLQIDWRWGESFFSVHLNDFDLSANNGGWQWSASTGCDAQPWFRIFNPIAQSEKFDSEGGFIKRYCPELKSIPSTKIHSPWLLSEFEQQQYHCLIGIDYPAPIVDHKIAREKTLALYKMI is encoded by the coding sequence ATGCAAAGCACACAAGTTAACTCTTTAAAAAAAGCACTGTTTTGGTTCCGTCGAGACCTACGTTTATATGACAATCGTGGTTTAAGCTATGCTCTGAACAATTTTCACAATGTCTACTGTGTCTTCGTATTTGACAGAAATATTCTTGATCAACTACCCAACAAACAAGATCGTCGAGTAGAGTTTATCTGGCGCTCACTTGAAGAGCTAAAACACAACTTAATCGCCCATGGCGGAGATTTAATTATAGTTGACGGTTTCCCAACCAACATTATTCCTCAATTGGCACAACAACTATCAGTAGATGCCGTGGTGACAAATCATGACTATGAACCTTACGCGAGACAAAGAGATAAGGCTATTGAAGAAAATCTACAGGTGAGCAATATCAAGCTATTCACTTTTAAAGACCACGCAGTTTTCGAAAAGGAAGAAGTTCTGACAGCACAAAAGAAGCCCTATACTGTTTTCACTCCCTACAAGAATAATTGGTTAAAACAACTATCAGCTGAGCACTATAGCTTAGAAGAAGTAGATTTCTCTCATCTTGCAAAATCTAATCTTATTAATTACGTAATACCGACTTTGACTGATCTTGGTTTTATGTCAACTAACTTAACTGAGTTAAAGATTATTGCTGGAGAGTCGGGTGCAAGGAATCTACTCAAGGAATTTATACCCAGGATGCCCTATTACCATGAACGTAGAGATTTTCCGGGCATTAGGGGTGTTTCTTATTTATCCGTTCATTCCAGATTTGGTACGATATCTGTTAGAGAGTTAGTCAGACAGGCACTTCAACTAAATAACCAAGGATCCGCAAGCTGGTTAAATGAACTGATTTGGCGCGATTTTTATTTTTCTATTCTTTGGCATTTTCCGCATGTTACAAAAGGAGCCTTCAAAAAGGAATGGGATAAGTTAATGTTTGAAAATAACCCTACATGGTTTACAGCATGGTGTACTGGAAATACGGGCTACCCTATTATTGACGCCGCCATGAGACAACTGATACAAACTGGGTTTATGCATAACCGTTTGCGAATGATCAGCGCTTCTTTTCTGGTAAAAGACTTACAAATTGATTGGCGCTGGGGAGAGTCTTTTTTTAGTGTGCATTTAAATGATTTTGATCTGTCTGCCAACAATGGTGGATGGCAATGGTCTGCCTCCACTGGTTGCGATGCACAGCCATGGTTTAGAATTTTTAATCCCATTGCCCAATCGGAGAAGTTTGATAGTGAAGGGGGTTTTATTAAACGCTATTGTCCTGAGTTAAAGAGTATCCCATCTACCAAAATTCATAGCCCATGGCTGTTATCGGAGTTCGAGCAACAACAATATCACTGCCTCATTGGGATAGATTATCCAGCGCCTATAGTCGATCATAAGATAGCTAGAGAGAAAACACTGGCTCTTTATAAGATGATCTAA
- a CDS encoding YqgE/AlgH family protein produces MTTVNLTNHFLIAMPAMQDLNFSGTLTYICRHNEQGALGLVINRPTDITLVQLFNQIEVPLEHPDSVEGFVHLGGPVQTDRGFVLHSPVGEWRSSLKINDQLALTTSKDILEDIAKGAGAEQVFITLGYAGWEAGQLEEEIKLNSWLTVEANLEIIFKVPVQQRFNAAVQLLGFDLSMLSGEAGHA; encoded by the coding sequence ATGACAACGGTAAATTTAACCAATCATTTTCTTATCGCCATGCCTGCCATGCAGGATCTTAATTTTTCAGGAACCCTTACTTATATCTGTCGCCACAATGAGCAAGGCGCCTTAGGTCTTGTCATCAACAGACCTACAGACATTACCTTGGTTCAGTTATTTAATCAAATTGAAGTGCCGTTAGAACACCCTGATTCTGTAGAGGGTTTTGTCCATTTGGGCGGCCCAGTTCAAACGGATAGGGGGTTTGTACTGCATTCGCCAGTGGGTGAATGGCGCTCCAGTTTGAAAATAAACGATCAACTGGCATTAACCACATCGAAAGATATCTTAGAAGATATTGCTAAGGGTGCTGGCGCAGAGCAAGTATTTATCACTTTGGGGTATGCTGGCTGGGAGGCGGGTCAACTAGAGGAAGAAATTAAACTTAATAGCTGGTTAACTGTTGAAGCTAATTTGGAGATTATTTTTAAAGTGCCTGTGCAACAGCGATTTAACGCAGCGGTGCAATTATTAGGTTTTGATTTGTCTATGCTAAGCGGTGAGGCGGGACATGCCTAG
- the ruvX gene encoding Holliday junction resolvase RuvX — MPRGTLLAFDFGLRYTGVAIGEATLNSTRPLQTIETTGYRERLNQALAITKNWDPVLLVVGLPLDKEGNEQPLSQECRQFAQQLEQLTGIKTTLIDERYTSLEADLIMKERGMKVKDRNLMQHAQAAAIILQSYMESLGNE, encoded by the coding sequence ATGCCTAGGGGGACGCTACTGGCGTTTGATTTTGGGTTACGTTATACAGGGGTGGCGATTGGTGAAGCGACGCTCAACTCCACAAGGCCACTACAAACTATAGAAACCACTGGTTATCGTGAACGATTGAATCAGGCATTAGCCATTACAAAGAATTGGGATCCCGTACTGTTAGTGGTAGGACTTCCTTTGGATAAAGAGGGTAACGAACAGCCTTTGAGCCAGGAGTGTCGTCAATTTGCTCAACAGTTGGAACAATTAACTGGAATCAAAACCACATTAATTGATGAGCGTTATACATCCCTTGAAGCAGATTTAATCATGAAAGAGCGTGGTATGAAAGTCAAGGACAGGAACCTCATGCAGCATGCACAAGCTGCTGCAATTATTCTACAGAGCTATATGGAGTCTCTAGGTAATGAATAA
- a CDS encoding aspartate carbamoyltransferase catalytic subunit, with translation MNKNIQLNQAGQLQHLLTIEGLPPAILYQILDTAKSYEYVAHQEIKKVPVLQGKSVFNLFFEPSTRTRTTFEIAAKRLSADVINLNVSASSQSKGETLLDTVDNLSAMQADMFVVRHADSGAAHLIANHVAPNIHVINAGDGRHAHPTQALLDMYTIRHYKGNFNQLKVAIVGDVLHSRVARSQIHALTTLGVSEVRIIGPKTLLPRNVERMGVHVFHDMVQGLKGVDVVIMLRLQNERMNGALLPSRDEYFKFYGLTRDKLMYAKPDAIVMHPGPMNRGVEIDSEVADGAQSVILSQVTFGIAVRMAVMSILVGNTGAEKSI, from the coding sequence ATGAATAAAAATATTCAGTTAAATCAAGCAGGACAACTTCAACATTTGCTAACCATTGAAGGGCTACCTCCGGCGATACTCTATCAAATATTAGATACAGCAAAGTCTTATGAATATGTTGCTCACCAGGAAATTAAAAAGGTTCCTGTTTTGCAAGGCAAATCAGTGTTTAATTTATTTTTTGAGCCATCCACCAGAACAAGAACCACCTTTGAGATTGCGGCAAAACGTTTATCCGCCGACGTTATTAATTTGAATGTTAGCGCTTCTAGTCAAAGTAAGGGAGAGACATTACTTGATACAGTAGACAATTTATCTGCTATGCAGGCTGATATGTTTGTGGTGCGTCATGCTGATAGCGGTGCGGCACACTTAATTGCTAATCACGTGGCCCCTAATATCCATGTTATCAACGCAGGTGATGGTCGTCACGCGCATCCTACTCAAGCTTTGCTTGATATGTACACTATTCGTCATTACAAAGGTAATTTTAATCAGTTAAAAGTTGCCATTGTGGGCGATGTATTGCATTCGCGTGTGGCACGTTCACAAATTCATGCCCTGACTACCTTAGGTGTATCAGAAGTACGTATTATTGGCCCAAAAACACTCCTTCCCAGAAATGTCGAAAGAATGGGGGTACATGTTTTTCATGACATGGTACAGGGCTTAAAAGGAGTGGATGTGGTGATTATGTTACGTCTGCAAAATGAGCGGATGAATGGTGCACTGTTACCTAGTCGTGACGAATACTTTAAGTTTTATGGATTAACCCGAGATAAACTGATGTATGCAAAACCAGATGCTATTGTGATGCATCCTGGACCAATGAATCGTGGTGTAGAGATCGATTCTGAGGTGGCCGATGGGGCTCAATCAGTGATTTTGTCACAGGTTACTTTTGGCATTGCAGTGCGTATGGCAGTCATGTCGATCTTAGTGGGTAATACCGGTGCGGAGAAGAGTATATGA
- a CDS encoding dihydroorotase yields MKIQITRGKIIDPHNQTVLAADLFIAAGKIISIDKAPQGFVPNRIIDAHEKFIIPGLVDLSARLREPGFEYLATLESEMLAASAGGVTSLVCPPDTDPPLDEPGLVEMLKHRAKGKNQTNVYPLGALTMQLKGERLTEMGELKEAGCIGFSQANQLIADKQVLLRAMDYAATFGFSVWLQPQDPYLSKGGVAHDGEVANRLGLPVIPSCAESVAIHTIIELMRETGARIHLCRISTAKAVRLIKQAKEEGLPITADVSINSLHLTEHDISYFDSNCHLIPPLRSIEDKEALRQGLKEGIIDVLVSDHSPVDEDVKQLPFQASEVGATGLELLLPLTLKWCNEEKIPLPQALSRVTSRPAEILGISAGKISVGEQADICVFDPEREWWVTPEILKSQGKNTPFVNRPLLGKVSHTIIGGFLIYEDARA; encoded by the coding sequence ATGAAAATCCAGATAACTAGAGGGAAAATCATCGATCCTCACAACCAAACTGTTCTTGCGGCAGACTTGTTTATTGCAGCAGGAAAAATCATATCAATTGATAAAGCACCACAGGGTTTTGTTCCTAATCGTATTATTGATGCCCACGAAAAATTTATTATTCCAGGACTAGTGGATTTATCAGCACGTTTGCGAGAACCTGGTTTTGAGTATTTGGCTACCCTCGAGAGTGAGATGCTGGCAGCTAGCGCAGGAGGTGTGACTTCTCTTGTGTGCCCTCCTGATACAGATCCCCCATTAGATGAGCCGGGCTTGGTTGAAATGCTCAAACATCGAGCTAAGGGTAAAAATCAGACCAACGTCTATCCTTTGGGGGCGTTAACCATGCAATTAAAAGGTGAGCGTCTGACGGAAATGGGTGAGCTAAAAGAAGCAGGTTGTATTGGATTTTCCCAAGCTAATCAATTGATTGCTGATAAGCAGGTACTCTTAAGAGCTATGGATTATGCGGCTACCTTTGGTTTTTCAGTATGGCTACAACCCCAGGATCCTTACTTATCTAAAGGAGGGGTAGCCCATGATGGAGAGGTGGCTAACCGTTTAGGCCTCCCGGTTATACCAAGTTGTGCAGAAAGTGTCGCAATTCACACCATCATAGAATTAATGAGAGAAACAGGAGCACGAATTCATTTATGCCGCATCTCAACAGCTAAGGCAGTAAGATTAATTAAACAAGCGAAAGAGGAAGGATTACCCATTACTGCTGATGTATCTATTAATAGCTTACACTTAACAGAACATGACATCAGTTACTTTGACTCTAACTGTCATTTAATTCCCCCACTAAGGAGTATAGAGGACAAGGAAGCACTACGACAAGGATTAAAAGAAGGCATTATTGACGTTCTCGTATCAGATCACTCACCCGTGGATGAAGATGTTAAACAACTTCCATTTCAAGCTTCAGAGGTGGGAGCAACGGGCCTGGAACTCTTACTTCCCTTAACTCTCAAATGGTGTAATGAGGAGAAAATTCCTCTTCCTCAGGCGTTGAGTCGTGTGACTTCTCGCCCAGCTGAGATTTTAGGCATTTCTGCGGGTAAGATCAGCGTAGGCGAGCAGGCCGATATATGTGTTTTTGATCCTGAAAGAGAATGGTGGGTGACCCCAGAAATACTTAAAAGTCAGGGCAAAAATACGCCATTTGTGAACCGTCCTCTATTAGGAAAAGTATCCCATACCATTATCGGTGGTTTTTTAATTTACGAAGATGCAAGAGCTTAA
- a CDS encoding M3 family metallopeptidase has translation MNPLLDFSGLPKFDQIQPTHVDEAIKELIERCQHALAEVLEQSHAPTWENFVWPLEKANEELSRAWGQVAHLNSVVNTPELRDAYNRNLPIITEYWARLAQHQRLYEGFKCLKSSEDFNQLTSVRQKIVENELRDFRLGGAELSEAEKSTFLKLENDLAEAAAKFEQNLLDTMNEYTYLVTDDDLLLGLPDDVISTARDLAQKSHQSGYLLTLHAPCYLPVMQYAHSRALRETLYYAYATRASEFGKPEWDNTHLIANILDWRAQQAALLGFKHYAELSLESKMAKSAEEVMDFLKDLAMKAKPYALQDWQDLVAFASQQCAIEEMMPWDVAYVSEKLRIKRYDFSDLEVKNYFPEDKVLAGLFRVIHKLYGLSVIPESTPVWHQDVRFYSLVNQQQQTVGQFYIDLYARTGKRGGAWMDEVITRRRRGGDDWTIPVAYLTCNFSSPVANKPATFTHDEVITLFHEFGHGLHHLLTEIDDLSVSGIHGVEWDAVELPSQFMENFCWEWDVLKEMTGHIETGEHLPKALFERMIQAKNFQSGMQTVRQIEFSLFDMQIHCGLLANQSPLQVLESIRKQVAVIQPPHWHRFPHGFSHIFAGGYAAGYYSYKWAEVLSADAYSLFEEHGVLNATIGHHFREEILAKGGSRSALDSFVAFRGREPTIDALLRHHGMA, from the coding sequence ATGAATCCATTATTAGACTTCTCTGGGTTACCCAAATTTGACCAAATTCAACCCACGCACGTTGATGAAGCCATTAAAGAATTAATCGAACGATGCCAGCATGCGTTGGCAGAAGTGTTAGAGCAAAGTCATGCACCCACTTGGGAGAACTTTGTTTGGCCTTTAGAAAAAGCTAATGAGGAACTGTCTCGTGCATGGGGTCAGGTGGCTCATTTGAATTCTGTGGTTAACACTCCAGAATTACGTGATGCTTATAATCGTAATTTGCCTATTATCACGGAGTATTGGGCTAGGTTAGCTCAACACCAGAGACTTTATGAGGGTTTTAAATGTTTAAAGTCAAGTGAGGACTTTAATCAACTCACCTCTGTGCGACAAAAAATTGTAGAAAACGAGTTAAGAGATTTTAGATTAGGAGGGGCAGAGCTTTCAGAGGCGGAGAAATCTACCTTTTTAAAGCTAGAGAATGATCTGGCCGAAGCGGCTGCTAAGTTTGAGCAAAATTTGCTAGATACTATGAATGAATATACTTACCTTGTCACGGATGATGATCTGTTATTGGGCTTACCTGATGATGTGATTAGTACTGCACGTGATTTAGCTCAAAAAAGTCATCAGTCAGGTTATCTGTTAACTTTGCATGCTCCGTGTTATTTACCGGTCATGCAATATGCTCACTCAAGAGCACTGCGTGAAACACTGTATTATGCCTATGCAACGCGCGCGTCAGAATTTGGCAAACCTGAATGGGATAATACTCATCTTATTGCTAATATTCTAGATTGGCGTGCTCAACAGGCTGCTTTATTGGGTTTTAAACATTATGCAGAATTGTCTCTTGAGAGCAAAATGGCTAAATCAGCAGAGGAAGTCATGGATTTTCTTAAGGATCTGGCCATGAAAGCCAAACCTTATGCTTTACAGGACTGGCAAGATTTAGTGGCTTTTGCATCACAGCAATGCGCTATAGAGGAGATGATGCCCTGGGATGTAGCGTACGTGTCTGAGAAGCTGAGGATCAAGCGTTATGACTTTTCAGATCTTGAGGTAAAAAACTATTTTCCTGAGGATAAAGTTTTGGCAGGATTATTTCGGGTCATTCATAAATTGTATGGTCTGTCAGTCATCCCTGAGAGTACGCCAGTTTGGCATCAGGACGTAAGATTCTATTCACTGGTTAATCAACAACAACAAACAGTTGGGCAGTTTTATATTGATCTTTACGCGCGCACAGGAAAGCGTGGTGGAGCATGGATGGATGAAGTTATCACACGTCGTCGTCGTGGTGGTGATGATTGGACTATTCCTGTGGCCTATCTTACCTGTAACTTCTCCTCGCCAGTGGCCAACAAACCTGCAACGTTTACCCATGATGAGGTTATTACCTTATTTCATGAGTTTGGCCATGGACTTCATCATTTGTTAACAGAAATTGATGATCTATCAGTTTCCGGTATCCATGGTGTGGAATGGGATGCAGTGGAGCTCCCCAGTCAGTTTATGGAAAACTTTTGCTGGGAGTGGGATGTATTAAAAGAAATGACCGGGCATATAGAGACGGGTGAACATTTACCTAAAGCACTATTTGAGCGCATGATACAAGCAAAAAATTTCCAAAGTGGAATGCAAACTGTTCGTCAAATTGAGTTTTCATTGTTTGATATGCAAATTCACTGTGGTTTATTAGCCAACCAGTCTCCTCTGCAAGTGCTTGAGAGTATTCGTAAACAAGTGGCGGTTATCCAACCCCCTCATTGGCATCGGTTTCCCCATGGTTTTAGTCACATTTTTGCTGGAGGTTATGCCGCAGGCTATTACAGTTATAAATGGGCTGAGGTTCTCTCAGCGGATGCCTACTCTTTATTTGAGGAACACGGTGTGTTGAACGCCACCATTGGTCATCATTTTCGTGAAGAGATATTGGCTAAAGGCGGATCAAGGTCCGCCTTAGACTCTTTTGTTGCGTTTCGTGGACGAGAACCAACCATTGATGCCCTATTAAGACACCATGGTATGGCTTAA
- the xth gene encoding exodeoxyribonuclease III → MRIATWNVNSIKVRMEQVGEWIHNTAPDVLCLQELKCETSQFPLSYFSDLGYHAALAGQKTYNGVAILSRHELSSVEVGIPRFDDPQQRVVAANINTVRVISAYCPNGESVISDKYQYKLKWFKELNEYLKKQLVTHEKLIILGDFNIAPSDMDVYDPKVYQDEVLCTDLERQAFQELLSLGLVDGFRHCHPDLSGFTWWHYRMNAFKRKMGLRIDHILVSQALVPALLACEVDINPRGNERPSDHAPLFVDLSSSNPSS, encoded by the coding sequence ATGCGTATAGCCACCTGGAATGTCAATTCGATTAAAGTCCGTATGGAGCAAGTGGGTGAATGGATCCATAACACTGCACCTGATGTATTATGTTTACAAGAACTTAAGTGTGAAACCAGTCAGTTTCCACTGAGCTACTTTAGCGATTTGGGTTATCACGCAGCACTGGCTGGCCAAAAAACTTATAATGGTGTTGCGATATTAAGTCGTCATGAACTCTCCTCCGTTGAAGTAGGTATTCCCCGATTTGACGATCCCCAGCAGCGAGTTGTAGCCGCCAACATCAATACAGTGAGGGTTATCAGTGCTTATTGCCCAAACGGTGAGTCAGTTATCTCAGACAAATATCAATATAAGTTAAAGTGGTTTAAAGAGCTTAATGAGTACTTAAAAAAGCAATTGGTGACCCATGAAAAATTAATCATTTTAGGTGATTTTAATATTGCTCCAAGTGATATGGATGTTTATGACCCCAAGGTCTATCAAGATGAGGTATTGTGTACTGATTTGGAGCGTCAGGCTTTTCAAGAACTGCTCAGTTTAGGATTGGTGGATGGTTTTCGACATTGTCATCCGGATCTTTCTGGGTTTACTTGGTGGCATTATAGGATGAACGCTTTTAAACGTAAAATGGGGTTAAGAATTGATCATATCTTGGTGAGTCAAGCCCTCGTGCCGGCGTTATTAGCTTGTGAGGTGGACATTAATCCCAGAGGTAATGAGCGACCCTCGGATCATGCCCCACTATTTGTGGACTTATCTTCTTCTAACCCCAGTTCTTGA